One stretch of Chryseobacterium fluminis DNA includes these proteins:
- a CDS encoding choice-of-anchor L domain-containing protein, giving the protein MAATNPTVSLQDAVILEFDFVPTSSQVKFNYLFASEEYTGTFPCNYSDAFALLLRPSTGGPYQNMAVLPNGAGPVSVTNIRPDTQFDGSNLYCGPVNPTFFGGYNTTHIETNFSGRTIPLTATATVTPGQSYHFKMVLADATDRSYDSAVFLEGGSFNIGVELLDPTGATLPEEINVCDNVPQVITASVSDPNMSYQWFFNGTLVPGATTNIITATQPGNYKIQVTYPGSPCPGEATIKINGGTTPVANDATYLLCTTPDITTFDLSGAMPLISTTPGAVFRFYVNQADAVAQNNNYIQNILNYNGTDGQILYVVVSNGGFCSKTIELTLQKEQTPKASVVASKLKICPGESVDLTATGGTTYLWSNFMGTVNAQTVTLYNTTTFTVYAIGPKGCKSLQPATITVEVVPEITSSLADVQVCLGDRVVLDAGAGPNYKYLWNTGETTQTIVVDQWGLYSVAIDNGYCTRTFEAKVAAPALPFISNIDYVSNTLTVTAENPPMNNTPSTLEYSVDGGVTWQNSNVFPGLQNNTNYNIQVRRIGTHCVGILDFYTFNISNIITPNQDGINDVLDLTALGSFKNFKGSVYDRYGSEIFRFTKETPIWDGTLGGKKLSTATYWYKFNFEYPKSKTQMNWSGWIMLKNRE; this is encoded by the coding sequence GTGGCAGCGACTAACCCTACAGTCTCATTGCAGGATGCGGTAATCTTGGAATTCGATTTTGTTCCTACCTCATCCCAGGTTAAATTTAATTATCTTTTCGCTTCAGAAGAATATACCGGTACTTTTCCCTGTAACTATTCAGACGCATTTGCGTTATTATTAAGACCTTCTACAGGCGGACCTTACCAGAATATGGCGGTATTGCCCAATGGTGCAGGTCCGGTGAGTGTTACCAATATCCGTCCGGATACCCAGTTTGATGGGAGTAATCTCTATTGCGGACCTGTAAACCCAACGTTTTTTGGAGGTTATAACACAACACATATAGAAACTAACTTTAGTGGAAGAACGATTCCTCTTACTGCAACGGCTACGGTGACACCGGGACAGTCCTACCATTTTAAAATGGTGCTTGCCGATGCGACCGACAGAAGTTATGACTCGGCAGTGTTTTTGGAAGGAGGCTCTTTTAATATCGGAGTAGAGCTATTAGATCCTACGGGAGCGACTCTTCCCGAAGAAATTAATGTATGTGATAACGTTCCGCAGGTAATTACGGCATCCGTAAGTGACCCGAATATGTCTTACCAGTGGTTTTTTAACGGGACACTCGTGCCGGGGGCGACAACTAATATCATTACTGCTACCCAGCCCGGAAATTATAAAATTCAGGTGACCTACCCGGGAAGTCCATGTCCTGGAGAAGCAACCATCAAAATAAACGGAGGAACAACGCCTGTTGCCAATGACGCCACATATCTGCTGTGTACTACTCCGGATATTACAACATTCGATCTCTCCGGGGCTATGCCGTTAATCAGTACGACGCCGGGAGCTGTTTTCCGTTTTTATGTCAATCAGGCTGATGCCGTTGCCCAGAACAATAACTATATTCAGAATATTTTAAATTATAACGGTACTGACGGTCAGATTTTATATGTAGTGGTTTCTAATGGTGGCTTCTGTAGCAAAACTATAGAACTTACTTTACAGAAGGAGCAGACCCCTAAAGCAAGTGTTGTTGCATCAAAATTGAAAATCTGCCCGGGAGAATCTGTAGATTTGACGGCAACCGGGGGAACAACTTATTTATGGAGCAACTTTATGGGAACGGTAAATGCGCAGACGGTAACGTTATACAATACCACTACATTTACGGTATATGCCATCGGGCCGAAAGGATGTAAATCTTTACAGCCTGCCACTATTACTGTTGAGGTAGTTCCGGAAATTACATCTTCATTAGCGGATGTTCAGGTATGTCTGGGAGACAGAGTAGTGCTGGACGCAGGAGCAGGACCGAATTATAAATATTTATGGAATACAGGAGAAACAACCCAGACCATCGTGGTAGATCAGTGGGGATTATATTCAGTAGCTATCGATAACGGATACTGTACAAGAACATTTGAAGCTAAAGTGGCAGCACCGGCACTTCCTTTCATCTCGAATATAGATTACGTAAGCAATACTTTGACGGTTACGGCAGAAAATCCCCCGATGAACAATACCCCAAGTACGTTGGAATATTCTGTCGATGGAGGCGTGACATGGCAGAATTCAAATGTGTTTCCGGGATTACAGAATAATACCAATTACAATATTCAGGTGAGAAGAATAGGGACACACTGCGTGGGTATCCTGGACTTCTATACTTTCAATATTTCGAATATTATCACACCCAATCAGGATGGTATTAACGATGTACTTGACCTGACAGCTTTAGGAAGTTTCAAAAACTTTAAAGGATCTGTATATGACAGGTACGGATCTGAAATTTTCAGATTTACGAAAGAAACTCCGATCTGGGACGGTACACTGGGTGGGAAGAAACTCTCTACTGCAACCTATTGGTACAAGTTCAATTTTGAATATCCGAAATCAAAAACTCAGATGAACTGGTCCGGATGGATCATGTTGAAAAACAGAGAATAA